From Dehalococcoidia bacterium, the proteins below share one genomic window:
- a CDS encoding phage tail tape measure protein, whose amino-acid sequence MAAASGIRAGAAYVELFVKDSRLVKGLNAAAARLKAFGASIMSVGAGIVGLGTTLALPFLGAAKLFADMGSDMLDMSQRTGVAVEALSELRYAAEQSGSGAEDLEKGLRTMSRSIIEAARGSAQGRRNLSRLGLTIADLTGLSPDQQFELIADRLSRIQNPANRATLAMEIFGRSGANLLPLLSTGAQGIQELRREANGLGLTMSTEDAQAAEEFGDAMSQLWRALKQVVFMVGAALAPTLKQVAEWITRVAANVARWIDENRETVTIIAAVIAAVIGIGAALMALGGIIYVVASAISVVTFAISAAVVAVKLLAVAIGLLLSPIGLVVAAVGGIAAAVLFATDEGNMALEALGQGFDQLLGAAGTAWQGIQDAIAAGDLAGAMEVAWLGIQVVWEAGIAAISAAWRRFKSFFVELFWSAVYAVARAFNTAWTGIEVAFWTVVNALADGWDTFCTGLQIAFNEFVGFFRRAWARVRNLFSPSTARREVEAINREVEQQNREARERLDRRVRERARRVDQAREAGRQREEALNQMQEEERRERQREIEAANAADQERVAAAQRALEERAAELAAQREQMELERALEAMDREQQRRPEFDLEGLDEAEAKTDVKGTFSAFAVAGLGSDSLAERTARASEQVARNTGQLVREAQNGGLVFA is encoded by the coding sequence ATGGCCGCCGCTTCGGGGATTCGCGCCGGTGCCGCCTACGTCGAGTTGTTCGTCAAGGACAGCCGGCTCGTCAAGGGGCTCAACGCCGCGGCCGCGAGGCTAAAGGCGTTCGGCGCGAGCATCATGTCGGTGGGGGCGGGGATCGTGGGCCTGGGGACCACGCTCGCGCTCCCCTTCCTGGGCGCGGCCAAGCTGTTCGCGGACATGGGCAGCGACATGCTCGACATGTCGCAGCGGACGGGCGTGGCGGTGGAGGCACTGTCTGAGCTGCGCTACGCCGCCGAGCAGTCGGGCTCCGGCGCGGAGGACCTGGAGAAGGGCCTCCGCACGATGAGCCGGAGCATCATCGAGGCCGCCCGCGGGTCGGCGCAGGGCCGGCGGAACCTGTCGAGGCTGGGGCTGACCATCGCCGACCTGACCGGCCTGTCGCCCGACCAGCAGTTCGAGCTGATCGCCGACCGCCTGTCGCGCATCCAGAACCCGGCCAACCGCGCCACGCTGGCGATGGAGATCTTCGGCCGCTCGGGGGCCAATCTGCTGCCGCTGCTCTCGACGGGGGCGCAAGGCATCCAGGAGCTGCGCCGCGAGGCGAACGGCCTGGGCCTGACCATGAGCACCGAGGACGCCCAGGCGGCCGAGGAGTTCGGCGACGCCATGTCGCAACTGTGGCGGGCGCTCAAGCAGGTCGTATTCATGGTCGGCGCCGCGCTGGCGCCCACGCTCAAGCAGGTCGCCGAGTGGATCACGCGGGTCGCTGCCAACGTCGCGCGCTGGATCGACGAGAACCGCGAGACGGTCACGATCATCGCCGCCGTCATCGCCGCGGTCATCGGGATCGGCGCGGCGCTGATGGCCCTCGGCGGCATCATCTACGTCGTCGCTTCGGCCATCAGCGTGGTGACTTTCGCCATCTCTGCCGCCGTTGTCGCTGTCAAGCTGCTGGCCGTGGCCATTGGTCTTCTTCTGTCTCCGATCGGCCTGGTGGTCGCGGCCGTGGGCGGCATCGCCGCCGCCGTCCTCTTCGCCACCGACGAGGGGAACATGGCCCTGGAGGCGCTGGGGCAAGGGTTCGACCAGCTCCTGGGCGCGGCAGGCACAGCCTGGCAGGGGATTCAGGATGCCATTGCCGCCGGCGATCTGGCCGGGGCGATGGAGGTCGCCTGGCTCGGCATCCAGGTCGTGTGGGAGGCGGGCATCGCCGCCATCAGTGCGGCGTGGCGGCGCTTCAAGTCGTTCTTCGTCGAGCTGTTCTGGAGCGCCGTCTACGCCGTCGCCCGCGCCTTCAACACCGCCTGGACCGGGATCGAGGTCGCCTTCTGGACGGTGGTCAACGCCTTGGCCGACGGCTGGGACACCTTCTGCACGGGCCTGCAAATCGCCTTCAACGAGTTCGTCGGCTTCTTCCGCCGGGCCTGGGCGCGAGTGCGGAACCTGTTCAGCCCGTCCACCGCCCGGCGCGAGGTTGAGGCCATCAACCGCGAGGTCGAGCAGCAGAATCGCGAGGCCCGCGAGCGCCTCGACCGCCGCGTGCGGGAGCGCGCCCGGCGCGTCGATCAGGCGCGGGAAGCGGGGCGGCAGCGCGAGGAGGCCCTGAACCAGATGCAGGAGGAAGAGCGACGCGAGCGGCAGCGGGAGATCGAAGCCGCCAACGCCGCCGACCAGGAGCGCGTGGCTGCGGCCCAGCGCGCCCTGGAGGAGCGCGCCGCGGAGCTGGCCGCGCAGCGTGAGCAGATGGAGCTGGAGCGGGCGCTGGAGGCAATGGACCGCGAGCAGCAGCGGCGGCCTGAGTTCGACCTGGAGGGCCTGGACGAGGCCGAGGCCAAGACCGACGTGAAGGGGACGTTCAGCGCCTTCGCCGTGGCGGGCCTCGGCTCCGACAGCCTAGCCGAGCGCACCGCACGGGCCAGCGAACAGGTCGCGCGCAACACCGGGCAGCTCGTGCGGGAGGCCCAGAACGGCGGATTGGTCTTCGCGTGA